One window of Bactrocera tryoni isolate S06 chromosome 2, CSIRO_BtryS06_freeze2, whole genome shotgun sequence genomic DNA carries:
- the LOC120767994 gene encoding 39S ribosomal protein L27, mitochondrial, whose translation MSFTIMQKLSLLSLKADQPLITTIRNASKKTGGSTRNKKGHPRPKHRGWRVQDGHWVSQGTLLATQLSTRFHPGMNVGFGRNGTLYAMEHGRVYVTCEQLDPNWDHTWVQRNYAGREGQTIYKKFFNVIPEPQHQRFRLIDEV comes from the exons ATGTCTTTTACTATAATGCAAAAATTGTCACTGCTTAGCTTGAAAGCGGATCAACCCTTAATAA CAACCATACGTAACGCCAGCAAAAAGACCGGAGGCAGTACTCGTAATAAAAAAGGACACCCTAGGCCAAAACATCGAGGTTGGCGTGTCCAAGACGGACATTGGGTTTCACAGGGCACTTTACTCGCAACACAATTATCGACTCGTTTTCATCCAGGGATGAAT GTTGGTTTTGGTAGAAATGGAACGCTCTACGCAATGGAGCATGGTCGAGTATATGTAACATGTGAGCAGTTGGATCCAAATTGGGATCACACATGGGTGCAGAGAAACTACGCTGGCCGTGAGGGACAAACGATatacaagaaatttttcaatgttattCCAGAACCTCAACACCAACGCTTTCGGTTAATTgatgaagtttaa
- the LOC120769385 gene encoding 60S ribosomal protein L27a: protein MSNIKRKKTRKLRGHVSHGHGRIGKHRKHPGGRGNAGGMHHHRINFDKYHPGYFGKVGMRNFHLRRQHKFCPTINLDKLWSLVGAEKLEELQKEKSNKAPVVDLVQFGYYKLLGRGHLPKQPIIVKAKYFSKKAEDKIKNAGGVCLLRA from the exons ATG tCGAACATCAAAAGGAAGAAGACCAGAAAGCTGCGTGGTCATGTGAGCCATGGTCATGGTCGTATTGGCAAGCACCGTAAGCATCCTGGTGGTCGCGGTAATGCTGGTGGTATGCACCATCACCGTATCAACTTCGACAAATACCATCCTGGCTACTTCGGCAAAGTTGGTATGAGAAACTTCCACTTGCGTCGCCAACACAAATTCTGCCCAACAATCAATTTGGACAAATTGTGGTCTCTGGTCGGTGCTGAAAAATTAGAGGAATTGCAAAAGGAGAAGAGCAACAAAGCCCCTGTCGTAGATTTGGTGCAATTc GGTTACTACAAACTTTTGGGTCGTGGACATTTGCCCAAGCAGCCCATCATTGTTAAGGCCAAATATTTCTCAAAGAAAGCTGAAGACAAAATCAAGAATGCCGGTGGTGTCTGCTTGTTGAGAGCTTAA